One window of the Rosa rugosa chromosome 3, drRosRugo1.1, whole genome shotgun sequence genome contains the following:
- the LOC133736285 gene encoding type I inositol polyphosphate 5-phosphatase 2-like has translation MYINMIFIGSDPPSFGYQLRHRRGKSETTRAQYINTKDVRLTISTWNVAGRVPDENLDIDDWISSEEPSDIYIFG, from the exons ATGTACATAAATATGATATTTATTGGTTCAGATCCGCCTTCTTTTGGCTATCAGTTAAGACATAGGAGAGGAAAATCAGAAACTACTCGTGCTCAGTACATAAACACAAAGGATGTGAG GCTGACAATAAGCACTTGGAATGTTGCTGGAAGAGTTCCGGATGAAAACCTTGATATTGATGATTGGATTTCTTCAGAAGAGCCATCGGACATCTACATTTTCGG GTGA